From a region of the Alnus glutinosa chromosome 1, dhAlnGlut1.1, whole genome shotgun sequence genome:
- the LOC133870344 gene encoding uncharacterized protein LOC133870344, producing MYVTRPLSLYKKSPSALSLPPPEGPNSGILVILDEEAEATCCFGLCKSHELRDLPFPQNKKLTLRYSTGAGENQHVSHFYAAFIPVLNQPLSSNRCYAIKTRGGHKGEAYANSKEEDKGSCFCFSYVRDVPPKPLDPKNVDQQFEIFRKRGGFVAKPLSPDGFPPKFLGRKGWTVQTSTPRDFQLGDDALGVDAALRGRLPDFNFPLSHKSSQPVVVGKWYSPFIFIREGTLKDQIRISMYYQITLEQRWERVFACEHDNDSHDNAVAVDAVVQREVVSVAGREAADVNVVDGVMWFRSFSEGGGEISAGLSLLVVERMKWEQERVGWVGGEEKQVTLNRVEEFGGKGGWRKFGFYVLVERFAVKRMDGSLVLTYDFNHINQTRKNWE from the exons ATGTATGTGACAAGACCTCTTTCTCTGTACAAAAAGTCTCCTTCCGCGCTCTCATTGCCACCCCCTGAAGGTCCAAattccggtattttggtcatccTAGATGAAGAAGCCGAGGCTACTTGTTGTTTCGGATTGTGCAAGAGTCATGAGCTCAGGGACCTGCCTTTCCCTCAGAACAAAAAGCTCACGCTTCGGTACTCAACAGGCGCTGGCGAGAACCAACATGTTTCTCATTTTTACGCTGCCTTCATTCCAGTTCTTAATCAGCCACTATCTTCCAATCGGTGCTATGCAATAAAGACGCGAGGGGGCCATAAAGG GGAAGCGTATGCAAATTCCAAGGAGGAGGACAAGGGAAGCTGCTTCTGCTTCAGCTATGTTCGTGATGTGCCACCAAAACCTTTGGATCCCAAGAACGTAGACCAGCAATTTGAGATATTTCGAAAGCGTGGCGGTTTTGTCGCCAAACCCTTATCTCCAGATGGGTTCCCTCCAAAGTTCCTCGGAAGAAAAGGGTGGACAGTGCAAACCTCGACTCCCCGCGATTTCCAGTTAGGTGACGACGCACTAGGCGTAGACGCTGCCCTCCGCGGTCGCCTTCCAGACTTCAACTTCCCGCTATCACACAAGAGTTCTCAACCGGTGGTTGTAGGAAAGTGGTATTCTCCTTTCATCTTCATTAGGGAAGGAACATTGAAAGATCAAATAAGGATATCAATGTATTACCAGATCACGCTCGAACAAAGATGGGAACGGGTGTTCGCATGCGAACATGATAATGACAGCCATGACAATGCTGTGGCCGTGGATGCTGTCGTTCAAAGAGAAGTTGTCTCGGTTGCTGGAAGGGAAGCTGCGGATGTAAATGTGGTTGATGGGGTGATGTGGTTTAGGAGCTTCAGCGAAGGGGGAGGAGAAATAAGTGCGGGGTTGAGCTTACTAGTCGTTGAGAGAATGAAGTGGGAGCAGGAAAGGGTTGGATGGGTTGGGGGGGAAGAGAAGCAGGTGACACTGAACAGAGTAGAGGAGTTTGGAGGGAAGGGGGGATGGAGGAAATTtggtttttatgttttggttGAGAGGTTTGCAGTGAAACGAATGGATGGGAGCCTGGTATTAACCTATGATTTCAACCACATTAATCAGACTAGGAAAAATTGGGAGTGA
- the LOC133870338 gene encoding uncharacterized protein LOC133870338, producing MYVTRPLSMYRRFPDALSSPPPEGPSSGILVIQDEGSEPTSCFGLCKSSDIKDLPFPQNKSLQHRYTTGFGPTQVLHFQNMIFIPVLNQPLSSNLYYAIKCRKHKGEAYTSSVEEDETTCCFGGYACDVPPQPLDPTNVNQQFEIRLKGGIINTSGGFTAKSVAPDGFPPFILGRKRWKVRASTSPDFELGEAQGLDTTLRAHLPEFTFPLSDRNSKPVVVGKWYCPFMFIREGTRKTLKDAMSNLIYYGMALEQKWEQIFASENNDSQGNAVVVDALVQTEVVTVAGREAVLEERNVGDRLVWFRSNGNAGEETCVALSEVIVERMRWEQKRAGWVGGDGKEVRVKRVEEFGGIGGWKKFGCYVLVERFVLKRLDGTLVLSYDFKHTHQIRSKWE from the exons ATGTATGTGACAAGACCTCTTTCAATGTACAGAAGGTTTCCTGACGCCCTCTCCTCGCCTCCACCGGAGGGTCCGAGTTCTGGTATTCTGGTCATCCAAGATGAAGGATCGGAGCCTACTTCTTGTTTCGGATTGTGTAAGAGTAGTGACATCAAGGACCTTCCTTTTCCTCAGAACAAGAGCCTGCAGCATCGATACACAACAGGCTTCGGACCTACCCAAGTTCTTCATTTTCAGAATATGATCTTCATTCCAGTCCTTAACCAGCCCCTGTCTTCCAACCTCTACTATGCGATAAAATGCAGGAAGCATAAAGG GGAAGCGTACACAAGTTCAGTGGAGGAGGATGAGACCACCTGCTGTTTCGGCGGATACGCCTGCGATGTACCACCACAACCTTTGGATCCCACTAACGTGAATCAGCAATTTGAGATCCGTCTTAAAGGAGGAATCATCAATACTTCGGGTGGTTTTACTGCCAAATCCGTAGCTCCAGATGGATTTCCTCCATTTATTTTGGGGAGAAAAAGGTGGAAAGTGCGTGCCTCAACATCCCCTGATTTCGAGTTGGGTGAAGCACAAGGCCTTGACACTACCCTCCGTGCCCACCTACCAGAATTCACCTTCCCGTTATCAGACAGGAACTCCAAACCTGTGGTAGTAGGAAAATGGTATTGTCCCTTCATGTTTATTAGGGAAGGAACACGGAAAACATTGAAGGATGCAATGAGTAACTTGATATATTACGGGATGGCGCTGGAGCAAAAATGGGAACAAATATTTGCAAGTGAGAATAACGATAGTCAAGGCAACGCTGTGGTGGTGGATGCTCTTGTCCAAACAGAAGTGGTCACAGTTGCTGGAAGGGAAGCTGTACTAGAAGAACGAAACGTGGGTGATAGGTTGGTGTGGTTTAGGAGTAATGGCAACGCGGGAGAAGAAACTTGTGTGGCGTTAAGTGAAGTAATAGTTGAGAGAATGAGGTGGGAGCAGAAAAGGGCAGGGTGGGTTGGGGGGGATGGAAAGGAAGTGAGGGTAAAGAGAGTAGAGGAATTTGGTGGGATTGGTGGGTGGAAGAAATTTGGTTGTTATGTTTTGGTTGAGAGGTTTGTATTGAAGCGACTGGATGGGACCTTGGTACTAAGCTATGATTTCAAGCATACTCATCAGATTAGGAGCAAATGGGAATGA
- the LOC133858458 gene encoding uncharacterized protein LOC133858458 encodes MYVTRPLSIYRRFPDAFSSPPPEGPSSGILVIQDEGSEPTCCFGLSKSSEIKDLPIPQNKSLEHRYSTGFYYSKTTHFQNIVFIPVLNQPLSSNLYYAVQPYGKHKGEAYTGSNEEDETSCCFSGYSCDVPPQPLDPTNENQQFEIRLKGGIINNWGGFTAKSIAPDGFPPFILGNKGWKLRASTSPDFELGEAQGLDTTLRAHLPEFTFPLSNRSSQPVVVGKWYCPFMFIREVTPKTLRDQMSNLIYYEMALEQKWEQIFASENNDSQGNAVVVDALVQGEVVTVAGREAVLDDRNVGDRLVWFRSYGNAGEETCVALSVEIVERMKWEQKRAGWIGGDGKEVRVKRVEEFGGIGGWKKFGCYVLVERFVLKRLDGTLVLSYDFKHAHQIRSKWE; translated from the exons ATGTATGTGACAAGACCTCTTTCAATTTACAGAAGGTTTCCTGACGCCTTCTCCTCCCCTCCACCGGAGGGTCCGAGTTCTGGTATTCTGGTCATCCAAGATGAAGGATCGGAGCCTACTTGTTGTTTCGGATTGAGTAAGAGTAGTGAAATCAAGGACCTTCCTATTCCTCAGAACAAGAGCCTTGAACATCGATACTCAACAGGCTTCTACTATTCCAAAACTACTCATTTTCAGAATATTGTCTTCATTCCAGTCCTTAATCAGCCACTGTCTTCCAATCTCTACTATGCGGTACAGCCATACGGGAAGCATAAAGG ggAAGCGTACACAGGTTCAAATGAGGAGGATGAGACCAGCTGCTGTTTCAGCGGATACTCCTGCGATGTACCACCACAACCTTTGGATCCCACTAACGAAAATCAGCAATTTGAGATCCGTCTAAAAGGGGGAATCATCAATAATTGGGGTGGTTTTACTGCCAAATCCATAGCTCCAGATGGATTTCCTCCATTCATTTTGGGGAACAAAGGGTGGAAATTGCGGGCCTCAACATCCCCTGATTTCGAGTTGGGCGAAGCACAAGGGCTTGACACTACCCTCCGTGCCCACCTACCAGAATTCACCTTCCCATTATCAAACAGGAGCTCCCAACCTGTGGTAGTGGGAAAATGGTATTGTCCTTTCATGTTTATTAGGGAAGTAACACCAAAAACATTGAGGGATCAAATGAGTAACTTGATATATTACGAGATGGCGCTGGAGCAAAAATGGGAACAAATATTTGCAAGTGAGAATAACGATAGTCAAGGCAACGCTGTGGTGGTGGATGCTCTTGTCCAAGGAGAAGTGGTCACGGTTGCTGGAAGGGAAGCTGTTCTTGATGACAGAAATGTGGGTGATAGGTTGGTGTGGTTTAGGAGTTATGGCAACGCAGGAGAAGAAACTTGTGTGGCGTTAAGTGTAGAAATAGTTGAGAGAATGAAGTGGGAGCAGAAAAGGGCAGGGTGGATTGGGGGAGATGGAAAGGAAGTGAGGGTAAAGAGAGTAGAGGAGTTTGGTGGGATAGGTGGGTGGAAGAAATTTGGTTGTTATGTTTTGGTTGAGAGGTTTGTATTGAAGCGACTGGATGGGACCTTGGTGCTAAGCTATGATTTCAAGCATGCTCATCAGATTAGGAGCAAATGGGAATGA